A window of Ciconia boyciana chromosome 9, ASM3463844v1, whole genome shotgun sequence genomic DNA:
CACACAGCTCTGAGGTTTATgcatctgtatttaattttctgccttttatgAGAGGGAGGGGAGCAAGACATTGTTCTTGTTATATCTCAGAGCTATGAGCACATAACCTGGCATTCAGCCTGGCATCATCATTCaacaaatcagaagaaaatgttttatgagACAACACATGAAACAAGACAAAGAAATGTTGCTGATTTAGTttattgagaaagaaaatcaggagtgaGCTGAGTTCCCCAGAGGGCAAGACGAACTGAGGTGAGATCTTTAGCTGGGATTTGCCAGTGGGGATCCTGTGGTGAATTCTCTCAGCATCAATactcagcattttccaaaatggCTTAAAGTGAGAGTCCCATTGCTGTCCCTGAAAgccaggagaggaaaaaaatggattagaCACAGAGTCCTGTCTGCTTAATATGTCCTTTTGCTTGGCTCCTAGAGAGGGCATCAGATAGGATCCTGCCCCAGAGCCAAAGAACATGCAGACTCAGAGTCCCATCAGCTATTTGATTATTAAGAAATGAGTGAAATGATTTAACCCATTCTTAAGACTGAAAGTATTTTTGGGAACTAGAATGAAacttcaaatttaattttctttgcaacatGCAAGAAAAACTCCATTAAGTTTAATGGTCTTCAAACCATTCACACTAACAAACCAGACATTGCTTTTTGTATGCtctaatgagaaaaaatgaatgGTTGGCATGATGGCTGGTATTCTCTCCTGCCCCAAATCCCTGATCAACACTGGTCAGCAAACAAGAAAGTGGCAACTGCGCAAACTTGTGCCTGGAGGAGGCAACTGATAACACAAATGTGATCCATGTTTGTACATACACGACTGCATTGCAGAAGTCACACTTATTGCTGTATGTTTTGCTGTCAGAGCCACAAAGAGGCATGTACTCAAGTGAGCAGACAGGTTTCGGGTAGTCACTGCAGTCaacctgcaaaaacaaaaagtctAATGTGAAGGATATGAAGGAGTCAATAGCAGAAGGGCTTGAACCCCTAGCTACAGCTGCAGTGCTAATGATAATGATCTAACTAAAAGTAATTAACTTCCTTGCACAATCTGATATAAACTGAGGTGTCAGTTTCTCCTATGCCAGAAgaatttaataatataaaaatagatcaTAATTTCCTGTTTGAAGGGATATATATCATAACCTGACCACAGCATCtctaagcagcagcagttccGTCGGTGAGTGTGCCATGCTTGTGATCACATTGCATCGTGTTCCCAACCTGGCcaggaaattaaatggaaaaacactGGTGTCTGGAGAAGTGTAGGTGCTGATGCCTGTATAAGGGTCCAGTATCTGTCCCATAGTTTTAAAACAGGAAGATCAGCACTTAGCTAGATACCGTGAGAGtgggattttgtttctttgtgcaaTGGGTGCTACACTTGGTGAGAGGTATCATAGTGCAAAAAATGTATATGGGTCCAGAAAGAGGCTGAGGAATTTCATGGAGGAGAAATCCATCAAGGCTTACTGACTACACAGAAATTGCACCTAGCTGAAGTCCATCACCTGAAAATAGCTGGAGGCTGGAAGAGTAGAAGTCCCATACATACTCACTCTACTCTTACTGTCTCCTATGCAATCCTTACAACCCCTGCTAAGAGCAGGCTCTGCATCAAGCCATCATGGGCTTGATGGACCATTGGTCTGACCCCAAAAGCCATTCTCTGTTCTTATTCTCAGTTCTGCCCTAATAGATTATTTCTGCTACTACTCTTTTACTAATCCCTTCCTGTGAAGTCACCCACTTCCTTTTCTGATGTTAGTGCAGATAATACATATTACGTGTGGAGAAAGCAAAATCTTCCCTGTgctggagcacagcagcagtTACGCTCCTGTAGGATGCTGCTGGTCTGGGGGCTGCTGCAGACACTGGCAGTGCTTCCCCTGACATCAGTGGGACTGAAACCCCCATCCCTCATCAAGCAGTTCACTTACTGTAGCAATTTCCTTCTTACATTCACCGTCATACTTCTTGCCAACGCTGGTTCCAGGCTCTCTGGGAAGGGAAGACACCCGCGTTAGGGAGCTCcgtgagcaacctgctctgctGACCCTCACGTCCCAGCAATGTTGATCAGCCTCAGGTACAACGTACAGGATACAGGAGACGTCCAGCTTAGGCTGTGTCCACATGGCTCCAGATACCAGCTCAGGTGGTGCCACAGCCTGCTGGAGTGCTGTTTAATAGCATGATGCTAAGGACAAGGGAGGGTCCAGGGTGTTATGGTGCACTAGGAGCTAGGTTGTGTGACAAGGCAGATTCACCTTAGGTTAGTTGCTGTCCTCTGCAAGGCAGCATCTGCCACATAGACCCTTTCAACTTAGGTAAGAGAAGCATTCTGTCCTGTATTAGACGCCCACCCAGCCCTCCACCTCTCTCTCTAGATCAAAGGCACAGTTTTCCTTCtaataacaaaggaaaacagggtCTAGTTACCAGGGAAAGAGGAGGGTCAAAGTCCAAGCGCCttacagaaaaggccttggtAGAAGTCCTGACATTCAAAAGAGCAGCTGCCAGGAGTGCTAAGCACTCGCTGTCCCTCACAGGAGAGCTCTGCACAGGCAGTACTCACAGGTTACGGGCACACAGCAGGCACTCGTTGTCGTAGGTGACCCCATCAGAACTGCAGACAGGGCTGAGGTCTTTGTTGCAGAGCAATGCCACTTTGCCTTCCTCATTTGTCGCGTTGGGATATCTACTGCAGTCCACCTGTTGAGGGAACACACAACAAAGAACTGGTGAAGGCTTACTTATAGGAAGAAAGTAGATCTGGTGAGTGTGTCTGTTTGGCCAACTAGGTTACCACCACAgcaggaaaactgcttttttgtgtgtgtgaactGATAACAGTTCACTTGAAGATGACGAATGCAAGATTCTGACATCTAATGTGTCCTCTTATTTAGTGTTTGAATTATTTATTGGGGGAGTCAATAAGCAGCTTTGGCCACTCAGAAGCAGGACATGCCCCTTGTTTTGCCCGTGGTTTCACTTACAGGGACAACTTCCTTGCATTCTCCATCGTGGTCTTTGCTGACATTGGTTCCATATTCTCTGGAGAGGGAAAGACAAATGTTAGGAAGTTCTGCAAAGATGTCTTGCCACATCCTAGGTGCTGGAAATAGTAACTAATACAAGGGAAAGCTGACTCTTTGTCAGGCAGgcttatatatattttttgagAAGGTAGTGCCATCCTCCCTGACCAGCTAGCACTGAGTGGCTGGCAGAGATGCAAAGACCCTGAGAGCTTTAGGACCATTTTAGGCAGTTCAGAGCAGAGCATCTCTCCAtccttttgctctgctttgctgtgatGAGATGTGCCCTAGGGGCTGTCATCTGGCTGATTCTtaagctggagaagaaaaatgtgaataaattaCACCAGCAAAAGAGAGACACAGTGACTAAAATGATGTCTAGGCAACGGAGTGCCACGCAATGATATCCATGCTCATTTTGAAGGAATTGACACAAGTGACATATGACAGATCACTGTTTGTCGAAAAGTGGTGCTGCCAGGAGTCCTAAGCATTGCTGCCTGAGATCTCCTACACAGTACGTACATGTTGTAGGCACAGAGCAGGCACTCATTGCTGTAGGTGACTCCATCAGTACCGCAGATGGGGCTGAGGATCTTGGTGCAGACCAACACCTCTTTGCCTTCCTCATTTGTAGTGTTGGGATACGTACTGCAGTCCACCTGCCAAAGGGACATACAGCAACAGGGTGGAGAAGACATTTTATGTTCACAACTCTCAATTTGCATGAGACAGTGACCAGATACAACCTGCAGTAGGTTTTTCAGTACCACAGCACAAACTTGTGCTGGTGGGTCAATCTGGTAACAGGTGAATCCTTCCTGCAGAGACCTCCCCacacagcaggagaggaggagaaggagatggCTATAGCCATACAGCCCCCCAGATGGGATAAATGAGCGGTGGTCTCATGCTCACATGGCATGATTTTACAAAGGCTATCCATTGGTCCCTCATTCTTATATTCTTGTGGCCCCTCCAGTGCACTTCTGTTATTACTCTTTCATTCTCAACACACTGATCATGTTTTTTCAGAGCAAGACTGATGACCTGGTGTGTGGAAGCTGGAGTATCTTatagtattttattctttcagtagGTTGCCTTTGGGTAGGTTCTGATACCACAGTCTATTGCTGTCAGTTTAGAGCCAATCATATATGACCAGCTTAAAGCTTAGACCAGTTTAATGTTGTCGAAAAATGAATTAATCCAAAAGTTTTGTATCATTACTACTACTACATTATTAACATACAGCATAAATGTAGAGCCAAGAACAgtataatttaatgttttacatTATAGAATCTGATTACAATGACACTGATTTCAAGCTAGGTGAAAAACAGCTAAGCATCTACAGGCCTGAGGTTTTTCCCATTCCTTTGGTTATGTCTTTACCAGGCCACATACCTGAGaaaagtgacagaaagaaatcttGCACTCACCTCAATCCCAAAGGCAGcatctggaagagaaaagaggcagaaagtGTGAAACAAAGCCAATATGCCAAGACCTCAGTTAAAGCTGGAAATCTGGTTGTAAATTTCCTATATGTAGGACCAAACTGAGTGATTTCCAGTGACTGGTTTCCTGAACTAAATAAACtatgtaagaattttttttctctgttgataAGTATAATAGCATTGCTTATTGCTGGCTGTgatgaaacatattttttaatagctttgttcttttttattttgagatagGTAGACTTATTAATTGAAAACAGAAtagcttttccttccttatctTTTTACACATCCATTTTGACCCTAAAGAGCTGCTGTTACGTACCTGAAAAGAAACCTGAGTCAATACAGATAAATGCAAACAGTCACCTACAGGATAAGCAAATACATAAAGCATCTGTTGTCAGgaatatgcattttaaagaagctgagtgtgaaaaaaaaattgtctttgacTTTGTAATTTCATCAGATGTAAATATGCAGTGAGAACATCAGACTCTGGCTTGTTTTCATCTCTTGTTTCCTCATTAGCAGCAAAAGTATTGCAGGGAAGTTGCCAGGCTCCTGCAAAGAACTTGCTTGTGctattacagtattttcatgACTAGTTACTGGAGGTCTGACCACCTCGTTACAGCCTTGTTTTAAGTATTTACCCATTTGCTGTAATTGTACAACAGGAAGCATAAGCAGAGTAACAGTGTTAAAACAACAGTGTAAAAAGGGTAACAGCACTAGTTACCAGCACTCCACTTGCAGTTATTTGTATTTACAACAGACTACCAGCTACAACAGTGATCCATTTGAAACTGTCCTGAAATCTGCTCCTGCATCCTATGCGATGCCAATATACAGAGGAGCCTAGCTCTTTGTAGAAGATTTTCTCTCCTTGAAGCCACTATCTTACCCTTTTAAAGACAGACAGGACCCAGACATGAAGCTGCTGGGGCACCTTGACAGTTACTCACCTGGGAAGCAGCAAAGCGCAAAGGAGAGGAGCACAAAAGCACCTGCCGTGGTCATGGTGGAAGTATTTCTTGAGTCTGcaggctgcctgctcctgctctgctcgTGAGATGGTCCCTCCAAGGCTGACTGCAAATATATACAAATGCAGTGTCTAAACTGTTCAACTGTAACATAAAACAACCAGTAGAATCTGTCACCAGTACAATGAGGCTGGTAATATTTATTGAGGTCTTGACTTTCAGGTAATGGTCTGCATCTGCTAGGCAATTGATTTTGGCTGCACATCTGGTTAATAGCTTGAGACAAGTATCACATGTTCTCAGTggtcaaaaccaaacaaacagccTTTTAGACAAAAGAAACCTCTTTAGGATTCTAGTAGAAATGGAAGGAGCACAAAATACTGAGGGGAGTAAATAGCAGGTCCTTCATTCATCTCTGCAGAGCAACATCTCCCATCAGGGAGCAGCTTAGGCAGAGCATGCAACACTACCCTGTCTGCAGATCAGACTAAGagtctctgctttcctttctggttttgggtggggtttttttctgtattcccCGATATTGACCACTAGGTATGAACACAGGTCAGGTGTGGCTTTGCCATCAGCAGAACTGGTTAAACTTTGTCAGGTGATTCTGGCAGGACTGTGTCTAACCTGTAAAGCTAATGGTATTTAGCACTGGTTTGACAAAAGAAAGGGCTTCTTGACAGTTCACTGCCTGGGTATAGAAGAGCTCAGTATAAAACCTGAAAGCAGGTTAAATTCTGTCAAATGCCACTTGAACCTTATCAGCAGGGAGCACTTATTTACAGACCTAGTCACAGTTAAACATACCAACCGATTCACAGTGTTCTGCCAAGCCATCTTAAGAACAAAAGACACTGAAGGTTAGGGAACCTATTTACATAGCACCAGCTACGCTTGAAAGTACAGTAGGTCCTTTCCCCCTAcagatattttagaaaatgataCTTAGAACATAGACCCTGTCCCAATTTTCCTGTCTTGCACCTCCAGCCTTCGTACCATCTCCAGATTGCTCCTTCCTAGGAGGAGGTCTGGACCTCTGCTGTTTTAGTACATGTAATTTTGCAGAAGTGGGTTCTGCCTTTAACCTAGTTTTCTCACCATGATCCCTTTCACAGGTCTGAAATGGCAAGCatacctgggtttttttggtcattgTGCTTAGGATAGACTTCAGCACCATGgaagctgcagaggaaaagatgCTTTACAGGTGGTCCCTTGAACAAACAAGGCATCACCCATTAATCGAatgaaattcagctgaaataattgGAAGTTAGCCCAAGCAACTGTGTTGGTGTCTGATATATCACAGTGATCTAAAGGGTATCCTTTGATCCTTAAATGTATAAATTATATAGTGCATGGAATCCTGGGCACTGGCATGTTATGAAGGCTGCAGCACGGCTGCGTGGATATATAGGTTATATTTTTGCCTAAAAGAGATGGGTTTCTTCACAGGGAGAAGCATTAAAGTAATTATGCTGCTGGGTTCATTTCTATAAATTACAGGGAGcatgcattaatattttagaCAGATTTGGCACATCTTCAAGATGTACTGCCCTAATGTGCCTTGTGGATGGCGTCTCTGGAAGCCACATACTTTTCCCTGAGCACGTACAGGAGCACGCTGAGGCTGCTGTCACATGCCACGCTTGTTGCCTCCATCAGTTCACACATACAGTCTCTGCACAGTTGGAGGGAGATGCATCTTTCTGGGTCAAATTTGAACTTTGCCACTGCCTTCTCAAGCCAGGCAGTGAGATCTCTGCAAATCATCCTCACCAGCCTTCCCAGCCCCGACCTGGCAGCTTTTGACAGGTTGCCTCCTGCCTGGTGCCCGCAcgctgctgctccaggctgctccctgccctggacGGTGCTGTCCTCTAGGCAGGACTGCCCTCTCTCCTGATGGGTGGAGAGCACCTTCCTGCCAAAGGCTGGCCTGTGTTGCCTGTATACACCAGAGAAAAATTTTCCACTGCAACTGCTGGGTTCAGCGCTGGGTCTGGCACTTACTGGCCCCAAGCAACAGAGATTTCCTTCGACCATCACAACACCCGTCTGATGTTCAGCAGATCCATTCCTTCATTGTCTCACCTGCAGACACTCTAGGGAGGCTCAAGTCTGTGACAATTAAGTGCTGACTGGGGAACACCAGTCTCCCCTGAGCTGCTCAGATAGCCGCTCCAGGCAAGCCACAAAAATGACATCCAGAGATCACCAGGTTTCAGACTCATGCACAGCCTTCAGCCAGCCAACGTCCATAGTGTCCCCACCTGGagtttgtgctggttttggctggggtagagttaattttcttcacagtagctagtatggggctatgttttggatttgtgctggaaacagtgttgataatagagggatgttttcgttactgctgagcagtgcttaaacagagtcaaggccttttctgcctctcaccccaccccaccagcgagcaggctgggggtgcacaagaagctgggaggggacacggctgggacagctggccccaactgaccaaagggatgttccataccatatggcgtcatgctcagcatataaactgggggaagaaggaggaagggggggatgttcggagtgatggcatttgtcttcccaagtaaccgttacatgtgatggagccctgctttcctggagatggctgaacacctgcctgcccatgggaagtagtgaattccttgttttgctttgcttgtgtacACGGCTTttgcttcacttattaaactgttcttatctcaacccatgagttttctcacttttacccttccgattctctcccccatcccactgcgggggagtgagcaagcagctgtgtggtgcttagttgctggccggtgttaaaccacaacaggttACAGCTCCAGATTATCCTGCCTGTGATAACAGCATGGAAAAATCCCACCGCTGGCTAAGCTCATGCTGTAGGACAGGTTGCTCAGTTCTTAGCTACTCCTGGAAGAACAGTTAGAAAGAGGATTTGCAGGTCTGCAATCCTGCCACTGTGCTGTAATCCACTTCATTACGGTCTTCTAATCCTCAAAGTCAGATGCAGCATATGGCTAATGACCATTTGGCTAAAGGAAAATCCTTGTGTGTGCAGAAGCCAGTACGAGGGCAGAGATCTGCAAGTAGGCAAAGGCAGTGCCACATCTTGGGGTACCACATGTTATGGTCCTGAGCACCAGGGGGTCTGCGGGCTGACACCATGGCAGGATTTGGCCATTATACAACATCCTCTCTCACTTACCCAAGGAATTTCTTGTTTTACATTTCCCATTACAGTTTTTGCCAGTATCAATTTAATATTCTCTGGAAGAATCAAAACTGGTGTTGGGAAATTTTCTTAGCAGATATGCGTTTTCTCAGTGTAAGTAATACACTAATAAATGAACGACAAATTATTTAATACGCTTTTCCAAACATTCCTGGGTTTTGTCACAttatttaattaacaaataGCTGTTGTAAAAGTGGGAAATAACAATAATTAGTTGTGGCTGTTTCATGAGATTGCCTCTAATCACTCCAAAATGCCTGCTAAATACAATTCAGACTGCAGTTTCCATCTTTGTCCGCAGTGTGGCCAATAACTATTTGTACTTAGCCATGCACTTGGAGAaactaatacagaaaaaatggaagatcTGCCTCTCACCTAGTGCCCGAAGGCACTGTTTGAACTAAgcaataaagcaaacaaagtcACTGATATGATTAAAACATATTGATATGAAAACATATCCATGTGTTTATAAACTTATTAAATAGAGCTTGGTTCAGGTAA
This region includes:
- the LOC140656694 gene encoding ovomucoid isoform X1, yielding MTTAGAFVLLSFALCCFPDAAFGIEVDCSTYPNTTNEEGKEVLVCTKILSPICGTDGVTYSNECLLCAYNIEYGTNVSKDHDGECKEVVPVDCSRYPNATNEEGKVALLCNKDLSPVCSSDGVTYDNECLLCARNLEPGTSVGKKYDGECKKEIATVNFLFLQVDCSDYPKPVCSLEYMPLCGSDSKTYSNKCDFCNAVVDSNGTLTLSHFGKC
- the LOC140656694 gene encoding ovomucoid isoform X2, producing the protein MTTAGAFVLLSFALCCFPDAAFGIEVDCSTYPNTTNEEGKEVLVCTKILSPICGTDGVTYSNECLLCAYNIEYGTNVSKDHDGECKEVVPVDCSRYPNATNEEGKVALLCNKDLSPVCSSDGVTYDNECLLCARNLEPGTSVGKKYDGECKKEIATVDCSDYPKPVCSLEYMPLCGSDSKTYSNKCDFCNAVVDSNGTLTLSHFGKC